CAATAGACATCGGCGATGCAAAAGACATTCATCCTAAAAACAAACAGGAAGTGGGCAGACGGCTTGCCCTGAATGCGCTGCGACTGGTTTACGATAAACCCGTCGACCATTCAGGTCCCCTCTACCGCTCGATGACACCGGAGGAGAACTCGATCAGGCTGCATTTTGATCACACCGCCGGGGGCTTGACAACTAAAAACAGCCGCACGCTGCAGGGATTTGCCCTTGCCGGAGAGGATCGCAAGTTTGTCTGGGCAAACGCCAGAATAGAGGGTGAGACCGTCGTGGTTTCTCATCCGCGCATTCAACAGCCCAAAGCGGTCCGCTACGCCTGGGCCGCCAATCCGATCGGCAACTTGTATAATCGGGCGGGACTGCCGGCATCTCCGTTTCGCACCGATACCTGGCCGGGCATCACTGAACAACCTTAATTGGAAAACAGTAAAAGGCATCAGCGGACAGACGGAAATGAACGGCGCTGCAGCAGGCCGGACGGCTGTTCATGCCCGGTTTAGGGATCAGGGGTGAAAAAAGCTTGAGCATTCCTGAGGCTAAAGAGCGCAGGATGGTTCACAACAGCAGAGAAAGAACACGCGCTGAGGCAACACGCCTTGTATGACGCATCGATCGAGCGGTCGCCGCTAACGGTCCGGCTGGTTCTTCTGATGACTGGACAGACATTGATGAACACTGGGACAGAGTATGCAGCTGTTTTTATCAGCCGGGTGGACTATGCCGTGGCCTTTGCGCCAATCGGGCCCGTGATCTGCAGGCCGGAGATGCTCACCTTTGGCATGACAGTCGTAGCAATAATCCGGCTTGTCCAAATCGTGATGGCATTGGCAACAGCTTGCCATGGACGGCAGATGACGGCCGCCGCTCTTTTCCTTGGTTTCCAGGCCCTGGTGGCAGCTGATGCAGGGTCTATTTTCTGACCTGTGGCGGCTGTGCGGAAACCGCGCGATAGATCGGGTCACACGTGCATAGCCGCCGGCGTGGTCGGTGTTGCTGTGACACAGCGTGCAAGCCGTCTCACGGTCGTGACATCCGTAACAGATCTCCATTCCCGGCAGCAGATTGTCGGACGGTTGCAGGCTGGAATCCGCCTTCGC
This window of the bacterium genome carries:
- a CDS encoding 9-O-acetylesterase, producing FMNIQTEPTDDSWAELREAQRMALSLPNTGMAVAIDIGDAKDIHPKNKQEVGRRLALNALRLVYDKPVDHSGPLYRSMTPEENSIRLHFDHTAGGLTTKNSRTLQGFALAGEDRKFVWANARIEGETVVVSHPRIQQPKAVRYAWAANPIGNLYNRAGLPASPFRTDTWPGITEQP